The following proteins are co-located in the bacterium genome:
- a CDS encoding glycosyltransferase, translated as MSLVAAVALASLAAWAWLVLGQGGFWLGDQRLDGDDPDPAAWPSVTAVVPARDEADVIARVVASLAAQDYPGPFRVVLVDDESRDGTGDVAHAAAAGSDRLTIVRTPPRPAGWVGKMWAVQTGVRAAMQMAVAPDYLLLTDADVVHSRGNVRRLVQRAEARGLALVSLMVRLHCARGWERLLVPAFVYFFQKLYPFRWVNDPHARTAAAAGGCMLVHAPTLGRIGGIAQLRGAVIDDCALGAALKRVGRVWLGVTTSEHSVRPYVGLGDVWHMVARSAYTQLGYSPVILAGTILGLALVYLVPPLALLAWPLHGSAVAATAGAAAWLAMAATFLPTLALYGRSPLLALALPLAGVLYAAMTFDSARRHWTGRGAVWKGRVGAGAGAAGAEVVAPEPPRAATG; from the coding sequence GTGAGCCTCGTCGCCGCCGTCGCGCTCGCCTCGCTCGCGGCGTGGGCGTGGCTCGTGCTCGGTCAGGGCGGCTTCTGGCTCGGCGACCAGCGGCTCGACGGCGACGATCCCGATCCGGCGGCCTGGCCGTCGGTGACGGCCGTCGTACCGGCGCGCGACGAGGCCGACGTCATCGCCCGCGTGGTCGCGTCGCTGGCGGCACAGGACTATCCCGGCCCGTTCCGCGTCGTCCTCGTCGACGACGAGAGCCGCGACGGCACCGGCGACGTCGCGCACGCCGCCGCCGCGGGCTCGGACCGCCTGACGATCGTGCGCACGCCGCCGCGCCCGGCGGGGTGGGTGGGGAAGATGTGGGCGGTGCAGACCGGCGTGCGGGCCGCGATGCAGATGGCGGTCGCACCCGACTATCTCCTCCTCACCGACGCCGACGTGGTGCACTCGCGCGGCAACGTCCGCCGCCTGGTCCAGCGCGCCGAGGCGCGCGGCCTCGCCCTCGTGTCGCTGATGGTGCGCCTCCACTGCGCGCGCGGCTGGGAGCGGCTGCTCGTGCCGGCCTTCGTCTACTTCTTCCAGAAGCTCTATCCGTTCCGCTGGGTGAACGACCCGCACGCGCGCACCGCGGCGGCGGCCGGCGGCTGCATGCTCGTCCACGCGCCCACGCTCGGCCGCATCGGCGGCATCGCCCAGCTGCGCGGCGCCGTCATCGACGATTGCGCGCTCGGCGCGGCTCTGAAGCGGGTGGGGCGCGTGTGGCTCGGGGTCACGACGAGCGAGCACAGCGTCCGGCCGTACGTCGGCCTCGGCGACGTTTGGCACATGGTGGCGCGCAGCGCGTATACGCAGCTCGGCTACTCGCCGGTGATCCTCGCCGGCACCATCCTCGGCCTCGCGCTCGTCTACCTCGTGCCGCCGCTCGCGCTGCTCGCGTGGCCGCTGCACGGCAGTGCGGTGGCGGCGACCGCCGGCGCGGCGGCGTGGCTGGCGATGGCGGCGACGTTCCTGCCCACGCTCGCGCTGTACGGGCGCTCGCCGCTCCTGGCGCTGGCGCTGCCGCTCGCCGGCGTCCTCTACGCCGCCATGACGTTCGACTCCGCGCGCCGGCATTGGACGGGCCGCGGCGCGGTGTGGAAGGGGCGCGTCGGGGCGGGGGCCGGCGCGGCGGGCGCCGAAGTGGTCGCTCCCGAGCCGCCGCGCGCCGCGACCGGCTGA
- a CDS encoding SDR family oxidoreductase, which yields MQTLRGKRVLVTGAASGIGRRLAERIARDGAELVLVDLNGPRLFEAAEALRAGGTTVQSYEVDLTDPSRIQGLREAVLRDGGPLDVLVNNAGVVFGGAFLDVPVERHLATYRVNTIGLVAMTHAFLPDLLARPEAHVVNLASASGYIALPFGATYASSKWAVIGFSESLALELELQGHRNVHVTTVCPSYVTTGLFDGARAPFMTRLLTPDRVAERTVRGILANKPVVRMPWLVRVTPAMKGLLPIRAFNRVAGWLGVNTSMVQWKGRPPA from the coding sequence GTGCAGACGCTCCGAGGCAAGCGCGTGCTCGTGACCGGCGCCGCGTCCGGCATCGGCCGCCGGCTCGCCGAGCGCATCGCGCGCGACGGCGCCGAGCTCGTGCTGGTCGATCTGAACGGCCCGCGCCTGTTCGAAGCGGCCGAGGCGCTGCGTGCCGGCGGCACGACGGTGCAGAGCTACGAGGTCGACCTCACCGACCCGTCGCGCATCCAGGGCCTGCGCGAGGCGGTCCTGCGCGACGGCGGCCCGCTCGACGTGCTCGTCAACAACGCGGGCGTCGTCTTCGGCGGCGCATTCCTCGACGTGCCCGTCGAGCGCCACCTCGCGACCTATCGCGTGAACACGATCGGCCTCGTCGCCATGACGCACGCGTTCCTGCCCGACCTCCTCGCCCGTCCCGAGGCGCACGTCGTCAACCTCGCCAGCGCGTCGGGCTACATCGCCCTGCCCTTCGGCGCGACCTACGCGTCGAGCAAATGGGCGGTGATCGGCTTCTCGGAGTCGCTGGCGCTCGAGCTGGAGCTACAGGGACACCGCAACGTGCACGTGACGACGGTGTGCCCGAGCTACGTCACCACGGGTCTCTTCGACGGCGCGCGCGCGCCGTTCATGACCCGGCTCCTGACGCCCGACCGCGTCGCCGAGCGGACCGTTCGCGGCATCCTCGCGAACAAGCCCGTGGTGCGCATGCCGTGGCTCGTGCGCGTGACGCCCGCGATGAAGGGCCTGCTGCCGATCCGCGCGTTCAACCGCGTCGCCGGCTGGCTCGGCGTCAACACCAGCATGGTGCAGTGGAAGGGCCGGCCGCCGGCGTGA